Proteins encoded by one window of Flagellimonas lutaonensis:
- a CDS encoding DUF4290 domain-containing protein, which yields MNPVENLEYNTERPKLIIPEYGRHFQKMVDHAVSIEDRDERNKVAQAIISVMGNLQPHLRDVPDFQHKLWDQLFIMADFKLDVDSPFPIPSKELLQQRPDPLEYPQNHPKYRFYGNNIKRMIDVAVSWEKGDMRDGLEYAIANHMKKCYLNWNKDTVEDAVIFKHLKELSNGEIDLAPDGENLTESNQFLKNRIQKPNRGPTNKKGQRNNRKKRF from the coding sequence TTGAATCCAGTAGAAAACCTAGAGTACAATACCGAACGGCCAAAACTTATCATTCCCGAATATGGCCGACATTTTCAAAAAATGGTTGACCATGCGGTCTCCATTGAGGATAGGGACGAGCGCAACAAAGTCGCCCAGGCGATCATTAGTGTAATGGGCAACCTTCAGCCCCATTTACGCGACGTTCCCGATTTTCAGCACAAGTTGTGGGACCAGTTGTTTATCATGGCCGATTTTAAATTGGACGTGGACTCCCCATTTCCTATTCCCTCGAAAGAGTTGCTCCAACAAAGGCCAGATCCTTTGGAATATCCGCAAAACCATCCTAAATACCGATTTTACGGAAATAATATTAAAAGGATGATCGACGTGGCGGTCAGCTGGGAAAAGGGCGATATGCGCGACGGCCTTGAATATGCCATTGCCAATCACATGAAAAAGTGTTATCTCAACTGGAACAAAGACACTGTTGAAGATGCTGTAATTTTCAAACACCTGAAAGAGTTGAGCAACGGGGAGATTGACCTGGCTCCAGATGGTGAAAACCTTACCGAAAGCAATCAATTCTTGAAGAACCGAATCCAAAAACCGAATAGGGGCCCTACCAATAAAAAAGGGCAGCGAAACAATCGCAAGAAAAGGTTTTAA
- the murA gene encoding UDP-N-acetylglucosamine 1-carboxyvinyltransferase: protein MGTFKIEGGHQLHGEIIPQGAKNEALQILCAVLLTPEEVTVNNIPDIIDVNKLIDLLKNLGVKVKKLGKGTYSFKADDIDLDYLQTEQFKQDGRGLRGSIMLVGPLLARFGKGYIPKPGGDKIGRRRLDTHFEGFIKLGAKFRYNREEHFYGVEAQKLKGTYMLLDEASVTGTANIVMAAVLAEGTTTIYNAACEPYLQQLCKMLLRMGAKISGIGSNLLTIEGVDSLGGTEHTMLPDMIEIGSWVGLAAMTQSELTIKDVSWKDLGQIPNAFQKLGITLEKKDDDIYIPKHTNGYEVQNYIDGSILTLADAPWPGLTPDLLSILLVVATQAKGEVVIHQKMFESRLFFVDKLLDMGAKIILCDPHRATVIGHDFKSTLKATTMVSPDIRAGVSLLIAALSAKGTSIIHNIEQIDRGYENIEERLRNIGARIERI, encoded by the coding sequence ATGGGAACATTCAAAATTGAGGGTGGCCACCAGCTTCATGGCGAGATAATTCCTCAGGGAGCCAAAAACGAGGCACTTCAAATACTCTGTGCCGTTCTGTTGACACCTGAAGAGGTCACCGTTAACAACATACCCGATATCATCGATGTCAACAAATTGATTGACCTTTTAAAAAATCTTGGGGTCAAGGTCAAAAAGTTGGGCAAGGGTACTTATAGCTTCAAGGCGGATGATATTGATTTGGACTACCTTCAAACAGAGCAGTTCAAACAAGATGGCCGCGGTCTCAGAGGGTCCATTATGCTGGTGGGTCCATTATTGGCACGGTTTGGCAAAGGCTATATCCCCAAGCCGGGCGGCGATAAGATTGGCCGTAGAAGATTGGACACCCACTTTGAAGGGTTCATAAAATTAGGGGCCAAATTCAGGTACAACCGCGAAGAACATTTTTATGGTGTTGAGGCACAGAAACTGAAAGGCACCTATATGCTGTTGGATGAAGCCTCGGTTACCGGTACTGCCAATATTGTAATGGCAGCGGTTTTGGCCGAAGGTACCACCACCATTTACAATGCGGCCTGCGAACCCTATTTGCAACAACTTTGCAAAATGTTGTTGAGGATGGGCGCAAAGATTTCAGGAATCGGCTCTAACCTTTTGACGATTGAAGGGGTCGACAGTTTAGGTGGTACCGAGCATACGATGCTGCCCGATATGATCGAGATTGGTAGTTGGGTCGGTCTGGCTGCCATGACCCAGAGCGAGTTGACCATCAAAGATGTAAGTTGGAAGGATTTGGGGCAAATACCCAATGCTTTTCAAAAACTCGGAATCACTCTTGAAAAGAAAGACGACGATATTTACATACCGAAACACACCAATGGTTATGAGGTTCAGAATTATATAGATGGTTCGATATTGACCTTGGCCGATGCACCGTGGCCAGGGCTTACGCCCGACCTTTTGAGCATCTTGCTTGTAGTGGCGACCCAGGCCAAAGGTGAGGTGGTAATTCACCAAAAAATGTTCGAGAGCCGCCTTTTCTTTGTTGACAAACTGCTCGATATGGGGGCAAAAATCATTTTGTGCGATCCCCATCGGGCCACCGTAATCGGGCATGACTTTAAATCTACCCTAAAGGCCACAACAATGGTGTCACCCGACATACGGGCAGGTGTTTCCTTGCTAATTGCGGCACTCTCTGCAAAAGGCACCTCCATCATACACAACATAGAACAGATCGATAGGGGGTATGAGAATATTGAAGAGCGACTTCGTAATATTGGGGCTCGTATTGAGCGCATTTAA
- a CDS encoding PAS domain-containing sensor histidine kinase translates to MSSKITQENNSTKWLEHMGSAIALLDSKFNFVAASDSWHKSFQLGKTNKELNGKNILSIFKDQGDELKTRLEYALDGLKDIQLMQRAILPDGGMDEKIWYLNPWKDGYGNNIGVVINVKEISERKSLELDLKRTQHLLHQKSEIAKIGSWEYDLTSDRLFWSDKVKEIHGVSQKYAPNYSEALGFFKQGDSRNRMVNAFKEAINNAKPWNEEVQIVTAEGKTVWVNSIGRPKFKEGKCTRILGTLQEIQPKKSAEPDREGSLPLGYEELFYHAPVAMAVCDYKSGKIMNVNDQLLHMVGSDKDDLFHKPFASFLSLDKAQRLPLAKELITTKKVEAIVTRFTKTGSRPISITIDAKLLGSPEGQNVILATIAVAQTDSKKNDRTAVDENEELKKLVNFDHLVSHNLKSYATNISLLLGFLDKESEDAERKNLTKLLFKSTENLMGEIRGLREMVAIGENKGLKKVSLPLNDFIFSAEQKLSGLIKKEGVKIFNGILEDVKVKVVPVYMESILGNILSNSIRFRQNDKSPVVVFNVAETKKYTVLSIEDNGVGIDLSKHQDKIFGLYRTINSSKSNGVGLYLAKYQMELMKGHIEVESTVGVGTTFKLYFPK, encoded by the coding sequence ATGTCATCCAAAATTACCCAAGAAAACAATTCCACCAAATGGCTCGAACACATGGGCTCGGCCATTGCGCTGCTAGACTCGAAATTCAACTTTGTTGCCGCATCCGATAGTTGGCACAAGAGTTTTCAACTAGGGAAAACAAACAAAGAACTGAACGGTAAAAACATACTTTCAATATTCAAAGACCAAGGCGATGAACTTAAAACGCGTCTCGAATATGCCCTTGACGGACTGAAAGACATTCAACTGATGCAGCGTGCCATTTTGCCCGATGGAGGCATGGATGAAAAAATATGGTATCTAAACCCATGGAAAGATGGCTACGGAAATAATATCGGGGTGGTCATTAATGTAAAGGAAATTTCTGAGCGCAAAAGCTTGGAGCTCGATTTGAAACGAACCCAGCACCTGCTGCACCAAAAAAGCGAGATCGCCAAAATTGGCAGTTGGGAATATGATTTGACCTCCGATAGACTTTTTTGGTCTGATAAGGTGAAAGAAATACATGGCGTTTCGCAAAAATATGCACCAAATTACTCAGAAGCCTTGGGTTTCTTTAAACAGGGCGATTCGCGCAACCGAATGGTGAATGCCTTTAAGGAGGCCATCAATAATGCTAAACCATGGAACGAGGAGGTACAGATAGTAACCGCAGAAGGCAAGACCGTTTGGGTCAATAGTATTGGGCGGCCAAAATTCAAAGAGGGGAAATGTACCCGCATTTTGGGCACGCTACAAGAGATTCAACCAAAGAAAAGTGCCGAACCCGATCGAGAAGGCTCTTTGCCCTTGGGTTACGAAGAACTTTTTTACCACGCTCCGGTGGCCATGGCAGTTTGCGATTATAAGAGCGGTAAAATAATGAACGTCAATGACCAACTGTTGCACATGGTCGGAAGTGATAAAGATGACCTATTTCATAAACCCTTTGCAAGTTTCTTGTCACTTGATAAAGCGCAACGGTTGCCACTTGCCAAAGAATTGATCACCACAAAAAAGGTGGAAGCCATTGTGACGCGTTTCACAAAAACGGGATCAAGGCCGATTTCCATTACGATTGACGCAAAACTGTTGGGCTCACCAGAGGGCCAAAACGTTATTTTGGCCACCATAGCTGTTGCTCAGACTGATTCTAAGAAAAATGATAGAACTGCTGTTGATGAGAATGAAGAATTGAAGAAGCTGGTCAACTTTGACCATCTGGTATCACACAATTTAAAATCGTATGCAACGAACATTTCCCTATTGTTGGGCTTCTTGGACAAAGAAAGTGAGGATGCAGAGCGTAAAAACCTAACAAAGTTGCTCTTTAAGTCCACCGAGAACCTAATGGGCGAAATCAGGGGACTTAGAGAAATGGTGGCCATTGGAGAGAACAAGGGGCTGAAAAAGGTAAGCCTGCCGCTAAATGATTTCATCTTTAGCGCTGAGCAAAAATTATCGGGGCTGATAAAAAAGGAGGGCGTTAAAATTTTCAACGGTATATTGGAAGATGTCAAGGTGAAAGTTGTTCCGGTCTATATGGAGAGTATATTGGGAAATATCTTGTCCAACTCAATCAGGTTTAGGCAAAACGACAAAAGCCCTGTTGTGGTTTTTAATGTGGCTGAGACAAAAAAATATACGGTGTTGTCAATTGAAGACAATGGAGTGGGCATTGATTTGAGCAAGCACCAAGACAAGATATTTGGGCTATACAGAACTATCAATAGCAGCAAATCGAACGGAGTAGGCCTTTATTTGGCCAAATATCAAATGGAACTGATGAAAGGGCATATTGAGGTCGAAAGCACTGTGGGGGTGGGAACCACCTTTAAGCTGTATTTTCCTAAATAA
- a CDS encoding pirin family protein: MGNPVLQTFPLGFPWQTQDPFLFCVYHLDHYPKGNENMGPDPKLLEGRNLGNDFTLKDGWRMYHGHTIPGFPYHPHRGFETITIVNKGFCDHSDSLGAAARFGQGDVQWMTAGRGVQHSEMFPLLNTDSENTLELFQIWLNLPKKDKFVDSHFKMLWHEDIPIVKEESATIKVIAGNYRGTQANDPAPDSWAANPKNEVAIWNIHVDAESEYVLPKAKTPVTRTLYFYEGSEIFIGDKKINPNFGIALDASLEAEITIGGKNAHFLLLQGKPIDEPIAKYGPFVMNTEEEIQQAMKEYRTTQFGGWPWPYADNVHDKESGRFAQYPDGTLIKKP, from the coding sequence ATGGGCAACCCCGTTCTACAAACCTTTCCTTTGGGATTTCCATGGCAGACACAAGATCCGTTTCTGTTCTGTGTTTACCATTTAGACCATTACCCAAAAGGAAACGAGAACATGGGGCCCGATCCAAAGCTCCTCGAAGGGAGGAATTTGGGCAACGATTTTACCCTAAAGGATGGTTGGCGAATGTACCATGGGCATACGATACCCGGGTTCCCGTATCACCCTCACCGTGGCTTTGAAACCATTACCATTGTAAACAAGGGTTTCTGTGATCATTCTGACTCACTGGGTGCCGCGGCGCGCTTCGGCCAAGGCGATGTACAATGGATGACCGCTGGGCGTGGTGTGCAGCACTCAGAGATGTTTCCCCTGTTGAATACGGACAGCGAAAATACGCTGGAATTGTTCCAGATTTGGCTCAACCTTCCGAAGAAAGACAAATTTGTGGATTCCCATTTTAAAATGCTCTGGCACGAGGATATTCCCATTGTTAAGGAAGAAAGTGCTACCATCAAGGTTATTGCCGGCAATTACAGGGGCACCCAAGCCAATGATCCAGCACCCGATTCATGGGCGGCCAATCCTAAAAACGAAGTAGCCATTTGGAACATACATGTCGATGCCGAGTCTGAATACGTGCTTCCAAAAGCCAAGACACCGGTGACCAGAACCTTGTATTTCTACGAAGGATCGGAAATTTTTATCGGGGACAAAAAGATAAATCCCAATTTTGGCATCGCATTGGATGCTTCGTTGGAGGCAGAAATAACAATTGGGGGTAAAAACGCCCATTTTCTATTGTTGCAGGGCAAACCGATTGATGAACCCATTGCCAAATATGGCCCTTTTGTTATGAACACTGAAGAAGAGATACAACAGGCCATGAAAGAATACCGTACCACCCAATTCGGCGGTTGGCCGTGGCCTTATGCCGACAATGTACATGATAAGGAAAGTGGCCGTTTTGCCCAATACCCTGATGGGACTTTGATAAAAAAGCCGTAA
- a CDS encoding Lacal_2735 family protein, with amino-acid sequence MFKLFKKKTELEKLQDQYQKLMKEAFELSKIDRSASDDKYALADEVQKRIGQLTNA; translated from the coding sequence ATGTTCAAATTATTCAAGAAAAAAACAGAACTCGAAAAACTACAGGACCAATACCAAAAGCTCATGAAAGAAGCTTTTGAGCTATCAAAAATAGACCGCTCGGCAAGCGATGACAAATACGCACTGGCCGACGAGGTACAAAAACGGATTGGGCAATTGACCAACGCCTGA